Genomic window (Tardiphaga sp. vice304):
CGGCGGCGCGGTCTCCGTGCATTTGCTGCGCTGCCAGGCCTCTTCCGCCAGCTTCGCCGACGCCCGCGCCGAGATGTAATCATTGCGATACACCGCCTCGCCGACCACCGTTCCTGCGGCGCCGGTCCGCGCCTTGTCGATCAGCCCCTGCAGCTCCGCGGTGCGCCTGGCCATCGTCTTGCGCTCGGTGTCGAGCTGGCTGCAGTCGTAAAGCTCATATTTGGCGGGATCGACGAAGGCTCCGGAGATGAAGCTGTCACCAATGCCGGCACATCCGGCCAGGCCGATGCCCAGCGCCACGATGGCCGCGCGTGCGACCCAGGGGGAATGTAAATCGATCATCCAGTTTGGTACCCCGACAACGTTGAGGTTGCGTAAAGCACCGGCCGGTGACCGGATTGAGGCCGGGGTGGTGCTTGGTGCGGACGGCGGGAATCGAACCCGCACGACGTTGCCATCGAGGGATTTTAAGTCCCTTGCGTCTACCAATTCCGCCACGTCCGCGCCGGGCCTACTTCACGTTTTTCGGCAGCGGGGTCAACGCATGTTTTTCAATTGCTGGCGGCCGAGCCTTACGTGCGCTCGATCTTGCCGCTGAACAGCGGCAACGGCACGACCTTTTCGCGCAAGGCCTTGGCCTGCATCTGGCAGACGCAGAGCGGCTCGCCCTTCAGCTTGGTGCAACGGCACGGATAGCCATAGGCGAATTCGATCAAGGCATCGACGTCGCCCGCCCCGATCGCCTGTTCGACGCGCTCGCCATAGGTGGTGGCGGTGTATTTGCTGCCGCTGTTCGTCATGTGATGTCTCGTGCGGGACCAGAGGAAAGCGATGCCCGATCTTGGCAACGCTTCTACAGCCAATCCGCGACGCCGCAAATAGCTCCATCGCATGTCCCAAACGCACTGCGCCGGCCCGATCGCTCGGGCCGGCGCAGCCGCAGGATCAATCCTCCGCCGAAGCGGCGCGGATCAGTCCTTTTTGTCGATGTTCCAGAACACCGGGGTAGCGGCGCCCGGCAACACGCCGGTCAGCGAGGTGCGCCATACGCTCGGCACCTGATACTCGCCGAGCGGAAGATACGCGACCTGTTCAAGCGCCCGGGCCTGCACTTCCGCAGCGGCGGCTTTCTGTTCTTCCGGCGTCGCGGCGCGGGCGTACTTGTCGCGCAGCTCTTCCATCTTGGCGTCGTCATACCAGCCGAACCAGCCGCCGGTCTTGCCGCGGCCCTGCGTCGAGACGTTGGAGACCGGGTTCAGAATGTCCGCGACGACCCAGTTGGTGAAGAACATGTTCCAGCCGCCCTCCTTGACGGGCTTCTGGCTGGCGCGGCGGGTGACCACCGTCTGCCAGTCCGTGGCCTGCACCTCGACCTTGAAGCCAGCATCGCGCAGCAGCTGGGCTGCCACGATCGGCTGCGCCTTCAGCGTCGTGACGTCCGTTGGCGCCATAATCACGACGGGGGTTCCGTCATAACCGGACTCGGCCAGCGCCTTCTTGGCTTCCGCCATGCCGCTGCCCTTGATTCCGGTTTCCATACCGGCGTCCGTCGCATTCGGCGTGCCGCAGCCGAACATCGCGCCGCAGATCTTGTAGTATTCGGGATTGCCCACCAGCGCGTCGAGCACCGGTTTCTGGTTCATCGCCAGGAACGCGGCGCGGCGAACCTTGACGTTATCGAACGGGGGATAAATGAAATTCATCCGGCCAAGCGTCTGGTATCCGAGCGTATTGAGGACCTCGATCTTGAGCTCCTTGTCCTTGGACAGAACCGGCAGCAGATCGTAGGGGCCGTTCTCCATGAAGTCGATGTCGCCGGACTGCAGGGCGTTCACCGCGGTCTGCGCGTCGGGCATCGTGATCCACTCGACGCGATCGACCTTGACCACCTTGCCGCCGGCGGCCCAGCTCGCGGGCTCGGAGCGCGGCACGTAGTCCTTGTTCTTCTCATAGACCGCTTTCACGCCGGGCTGGAATTCAGCCTGCACGAACTTGAACGGACCGGAGCCGATCTGCTCGGCGATCGACTTGCCGGCGGGCGTTTCGGCCAGACGCTTCGGCATCATGAAGGGCACCAGGGACGACGGCTTGGCAATCGAGTCGATCACCAGGCCGTAGGGTTCCTTGAGCGTGAGCACGATGGTCTTGGCGTCGGGCGCCTCGATGCTCTTGGTGAAGTCCATGAGCTTCTGGCCCATGCCGTCATTCTTGCCCCAGCGCTTCAGCGAGGCAACACAATCTTCTCCCGTAACCGGCGGACCGTCATGCCACTTCAGGCCATCGCGCAGCGTGAAGGTGTAGACCAGCTTGTCGTCAGAGACCTTGAAGCTCGCCATCTGCGGCTGAACTTTGAAGTTCGCGTCCATCGCCAGCAAGGTGTCGTAAACCATGTAGCCATGATCGCGCGTGATGTACGCCGTGGTGATGCCCGGATCGATGACCCGCAGATCGGAATGCATCACCGCGGTGATGGTCTTGCCGGCTGCCAGCGCCGGCAGCGAGAACGCCGGCAGTGCCAATGCAGCCGCGACGAGCACGCCGGACAGCGTCACTTTGGAAAACGCTGCGGACTGCCGCCAGCGTGAGATGTAAGACATCGGTCTCTCCTGATTGGAAACTCATCATCGGTGGATGATTCATTATGCAACGCGATAGATTTTTAGGCGGCGTTGGCACGCTGTCTTTATCTTTTAGACATCAAAGACTTGCATCAAGCACGCGGCACGTCAATGCGGTATTGATGCAATGCACTTCACACGCGCGCCGCCGATTTGCCAATTCAAATCCAGTGCTGCTAGACCTCGCCGTACGGCTTCGCGTGCGGCTTCGCGCGAACCCGTGCGACGACGCGTGATATTCTCATCCACAAGGAAGTTGCCGATGAATCCCGCCAACCTGCCGTTCGATGTCGATGCGATGCTGCAAGGGCTGCGCGTCTGGGTCGAGTGCGAAAGCCCGACGTGGGACGCCAATGCCGTCAACAGCATGCTCGATCTTGCCGCGCGCGACATGGCGATCATGGGTGCGACCGTTGAGCGCATCGCAGGGCGCCAGGGATTCGGCGGCTGCGTTCGCGCGCGCTTTCCGCATCCGAAATTCGGCGAGCCGGGCATTCTGATCGCGGGGCACATGGACACCGTGCATCCGGTCGGCACCATCGAGAAGCTGAACTGGCGCCGCGAAGGATCGAAGTGCTACGGCCCCGCGATCTGCGACATGAAGGGCGGCAATTACCTCTCGCTCGAAGCGATCCGCCAGCTCGCCCGCGCGTCCTTCACCACGCCGCTGCCGATCACCGTGCTGTTCACGCCGGACGAGGAAGTCGGCACGCCGTCGACCCGCGACATCATCGAGGCGGAAGCCGCGCGCAACAAATATGTGTTGGTGCCGGAGCCCGCCGGCCGCGGCGGCCGCGGCGTCGTCACCGGCCGCTATGCGATCGCGCGCTTCAATCTCGAGGCCATCGGCAAGCCCAGCCATTCCGGCGCGACGTTGTCCAACGGACGCTCCGCGATTCGCGAGATGGCCCGCCAGATCATCGCCATCGACGAGATGACCGGGCCGGATTGTACCTTCAGCGTCGGCGTCGTGCATGGCGGACGATGGGTCAATTGCGTTGCCTCGTCCTGCACCGGCGAGGCGCTGAGCATGGCCAAGCGCCAGGCCGATCTCGACAAAGGCATCGAGCGCATGATGGCGCTGAACGGCACCACCAACGACGTGACCTTCAAGGTGACGCGCGGCGTGACCCGCCCGGTCTGGGAGCCCGACGCCGGCACGATGGCGCTGTACGAAAAAGCCCGTGCCATCGGCCGGGATCTCGGAATCGATCTCGGCCATGAGAGCTCTGGTGGTGGCTCCGACGGTAATTTCACCGGCGCGATGGGTATCCCCACACTCGACGGCCTGGGCGTGGTCGGCGCCGACATGCACACGCTTGGCGAATACATCGAAATCGACAGCCTTGTGCAGCGCGGTCGCCTGATGGCCGGTTTGCTGGCGACGCTGGATTGATGCACAAGGAAAAGGCAGTCTGCGCGCCATAGGCGGTGCACGGACGGCAATCCAAGGCTAAAACACTGGCACAGCTCTTGCTCCGCTGCATAAAGTCCGTTTCGACAGTGAGAACCATGAAAAATATCTGCAACGAGCCCAAATCGCTTCCGAACCCGCGCTGCCAGACGTCGTCGACGTCGGCCTGCGCCTGTTAGGAACGTCCATGCTTGGCTACCTCATTCGTCGCGTTCTCGCCGCCATTCCCGTCATGGGCGTGGTCGCGCTGTTCGTGTTCCTGTTGCTGCGGCTGACGCCCGGCGATCCCGCAGCGATTCTCGCTGGCGATAATGCGACGGCGGAACAGCTCGATCGCATCCGCACCCAGCTCGGCCTCAACGAGCCGCTCTATACACAGTTCTTTTCCTGGATCGGCCGGCTGCTGCACGGCGATCTCGGCACCTCGCTGATCTCCAACGTGCCGGTGATGCAGATGATCGGCCAGCGCGTCGAACCCTCGATATCAGTCGCATTGAGCGTCATGCTGGTATCGATTCTTGTCGCCGTGCCGCTCGGCGTCATCGCGGCGTGGAAGCACGGCACCTGGATCGACCGCTTCGTGATGGCACTGTCGGTGATCGGCTTCTCGGTCCCGGTGTTCGTGATCGGGTATGTGCTGATCCAGATTTTCGCGATCGAATTGCGCTGGGTCCCCGTGCAGGGCTTCCGGAGTATCTTCAAGGGATTCGGGCCGTTCTTCGAACGCATCGTCCTGCCGACGATCGCTCTGTCCTTTATCTATGTCGCGCTGATCGCCCGCATGACCCGCGCCGCGATGCTCGGCGTGCTCAATGAGGACTATGTCCGCACCGCGCGCGCCAAGGGCATCAACGAGTCCGGCGTTCTGCTGCGCCATGCGCTGCGCAATGCGGCCGTGCCCGTCATCACCGTGATCGGCACCGGCTTTGCGCTGCTAATCTCCGGCGTCGTCGTCACCGAGAGCGTGTTCAACCTGCCCGGCGTCGGGCGGCTGACGGTGGACGCGGTCCTGGCGCGGGACTTCCCCGTGATCCAGGCGATGATCCTGCTGACCTCCGGCATTTACGTCCTGGTCAATTTGCTGATCGATCTTGCGTATTCGCTGCTCGATCCCAGAATTCGTTACTAGGAATCCGTCAATGGCGACCGAAACACTTCCCAACACGGCCCTGCCGACGCGCGCCGGGCCGTCCCTCGGCTTCCTCACCTCGACGCCGATCATCGCGGTGGCGACGGCATGCCTTGCGCTGGTGATCCTGTCGGCGATCTTCGCGCCGTGGCTGACCTCGCATGATCCCCAATTGCTGCTGCCGGCAGAGCGGCTGAAGCCGTCGAGCTCCAAATACCTGCTCGGCACCGACGCCTACGGCCGCGACGTGCTGGCGCGCATTCTCTATGGCGGCCGCATCTCGCTCCTGATCGGCCTCGGCGCCGCGGGCATCAGCGTCGCCATCGGTCTGGTGATCGGCCTGGTGTCCGGCTTCTTCAAATGGGTCGATGCCATCCTGATGCGCGTGATGGACGGCTTGATGGCGATGCCGAGCGTGCTGCTCGCCATCGCCGTGGTGTCGCTGTCCGGCGCCAGCCTGACCACCGTGATGATCGCGATCACGATCCCGGAAATCCCGCGCGTCGCGCGCCTGGTACGCTCCGTCGTGCTGTCGGCGCGCGAGGAGCCCTATGTGGAAGCCGCGATCTCGCTCGGCTCCAGCCTGCCGAAGATCATGTGGCGGCATCTGATGCCGAACACCGTGGCGCCCTTGATCGTCCAGGGTACCTACATCGCGGCCTCCGCCATTCTCACCGAAGCGATCCTGTCGTTCCTCGGCGCCGGCATCAGCCCGGAAACGCCGACCTGGGGCAACATCATGGCCGAGGGCCGCGCCTTCTTCCAGATCAAGCCGTCGCTGATCTTCTGGCCGGGCCTGCTGCTGTCGATCGCGATCCTCTCCGTCAACCTGATCGGCGACGCGGCGCGCGATGCGCTCGATCCCCGCATGAAGCAGCGGGAGGCCGGCAAGTGAACGACCACGTGAACGCACCGATGAACGATCAACTGACCCAACAGCTCGGCAAGGCCGTCAACACCAGCCCGCTGGTGCTCGAAGTCGACAATCTCATTGTCGGCGTCGGCAAGGACGGCAAAGGCAAAAGGATCATCGACGGCATCTCGCTGCAGGTCCGCCAGGGCGAAACACTGTGCGTGGTGGGCGAGAGCGGCTCCGGCAAGTCGGTGACTTCGCTGGCGACGATGGGCCTGCTGCCCCGGGATTCGCTGAAGGCGACCGGCGGCAGCATCAAGCTGGTCGGCGAGGATGTATTGCAGGCCAGCGACCGACGGCTGCGGCAGTTGCGCGCCACCACGATGGCGATGATCTTCCAGGAGCCGATGACGGCGCTCAATCCCGTCGTCCCGGTCGGCAACCAGATCGACGAGGTGCTGCGCACCCATACCGACCTGAATTCGACGGCGCGCAAGAAGCGCATCCTCGACATGATGGACCAGGTCCGCCTGCCCGACGTGACCCGGATTTTCAAATCCTATCCGCACCGCCTGTCCGGCGGCCAGCGCCAGCGCATCATGATCGCAATGGCCCTGGTGCTGGAGCCCAAGCTGCTGATCGCCGACGAGCCGACCACCGCGCTCGACGTCACCACGCAGAAGCAGATCCTGTCCTTGATGCGCGATTTGCAGAAGGACCATGGCACCGCCGTGCTGTTCATCACCCACGACATGGGCGTGGTCGCCGAGATCGCCGATCGCGTCGCCGTGATGCGCCAGGGCCGGCTGGTCGAAACCGGCACGCTCGACGGCATCCTGCGCGCGCCGACGGAGGAATATACCCGCAACCTGCTGCAGGCGGTGCCGAGCCTGGTGCCGCGCCACGCGCGCGTCGAAGCGGGCTTCAACCCGATCGTGCTGGAAGCCAACGAACTCGGCAAGGTCTATCGCGAGCGTGGTTTCTTCGGCAAAGCCCGCGAAGTCGCGGCCGCCAAGGACGTCACGCTGACGCTGCGCAAGGGCCGCACGCTCGGCATCGTCGGCGAGAGCGGCTCCGGCAAGTCCACGGTGGCGCGCTGCCTGGTGCGGCTGATCGATCCGACCTCCGGCGGCATCCGCCTCGCCGGCCGCGAGATCTCCGACCTGTCGCGGTCCGCGCTGCGTCCGCACCGCAAGAAGATCCAGATCATTTTCCAGGATCCGTACCGCTCGCTCAATCCGCGCATCACCATCGGCGAATCGATTGCGGAGGGCCCGATCAATTACGGCACGTCGCACAAGGTCGCGATGGCGCGCGCGCGCGAACTGCTCGAACTGGTCGATCTGCCGGCCGACGCCGTGTCGCGCTATCCGCACCAGTTCTCCGGCGGCCAGCGCCAGCGCATCGCGATCGCGCGTGCGCTGGCGCTGGAGCCCGACGTGCTGGTGGCGGACGAGGCGTGTTCCGCGCTCGACGTATCCGTGCAGGCCCAGGTGCTGCGGCTGCTCGACGACATCCAGACCCGGCTCGGCATCGGCATCCTGTTCATTACCCACGATCTGCGCGTCGCAGCGCAAATTTGTGACGATGTCGCCGTGATG
Coding sequences:
- a CDS encoding ABC transporter permease produces the protein MLGYLIRRVLAAIPVMGVVALFVFLLLRLTPGDPAAILAGDNATAEQLDRIRTQLGLNEPLYTQFFSWIGRLLHGDLGTSLISNVPVMQMIGQRVEPSISVALSVMLVSILVAVPLGVIAAWKHGTWIDRFVMALSVIGFSVPVFVIGYVLIQIFAIELRWVPVQGFRSIFKGFGPFFERIVLPTIALSFIYVALIARMTRAAMLGVLNEDYVRTARAKGINESGVLLRHALRNAAVPVITVIGTGFALLISGVVVTESVFNLPGVGRLTVDAVLARDFPVIQAMILLTSGIYVLVNLLIDLAYSLLDPRIRY
- a CDS encoding ABC transporter permease translates to MATETLPNTALPTRAGPSLGFLTSTPIIAVATACLALVILSAIFAPWLTSHDPQLLLPAERLKPSSSKYLLGTDAYGRDVLARILYGGRISLLIGLGAAGISVAIGLVIGLVSGFFKWVDAILMRVMDGLMAMPSVLLAIAVVSLSGASLTTVMIAITIPEIPRVARLVRSVVLSAREEPYVEAAISLGSSLPKIMWRHLMPNTVAPLIVQGTYIAASAILTEAILSFLGAGISPETPTWGNIMAEGRAFFQIKPSLIFWPGLLLSIAILSVNLIGDAARDALDPRMKQREAGK
- a CDS encoding twin-arginine translocation pathway signal, producing MIDLHSPWVARAAIVALGIGLAGCAGIGDSFISGAFVDPAKYELYDCSQLDTERKTMARRTAELQGLIDKARTGAAGTVVGEAVYRNDYISARASAKLAEEAWQRSKCTETAPPILSPAAAAKPTRPR
- a CDS encoding M20/M25/M40 family metallo-hydrolase, yielding MNPANLPFDVDAMLQGLRVWVECESPTWDANAVNSMLDLAARDMAIMGATVERIAGRQGFGGCVRARFPHPKFGEPGILIAGHMDTVHPVGTIEKLNWRREGSKCYGPAICDMKGGNYLSLEAIRQLARASFTTPLPITVLFTPDEEVGTPSTRDIIEAEAARNKYVLVPEPAGRGGRGVVTGRYAIARFNLEAIGKPSHSGATLSNGRSAIREMARQIIAIDEMTGPDCTFSVGVVHGGRWVNCVASSCTGEALSMAKRQADLDKGIERMMALNGTTNDVTFKVTRGVTRPVWEPDAGTMALYEKARAIGRDLGIDLGHESSGGGSDGNFTGAMGIPTLDGLGVVGADMHTLGEYIEIDSLVQRGRLMAGLLATLD
- a CDS encoding ABC transporter ATP-binding protein, with translation MNDQLTQQLGKAVNTSPLVLEVDNLIVGVGKDGKGKRIIDGISLQVRQGETLCVVGESGSGKSVTSLATMGLLPRDSLKATGGSIKLVGEDVLQASDRRLRQLRATTMAMIFQEPMTALNPVVPVGNQIDEVLRTHTDLNSTARKKRILDMMDQVRLPDVTRIFKSYPHRLSGGQRQRIMIAMALVLEPKLLIADEPTTALDVTTQKQILSLMRDLQKDHGTAVLFITHDMGVVAEIADRVAVMRQGRLVETGTLDGILRAPTEEYTRNLLQAVPSLVPRHARVEAGFNPIVLEANELGKVYRERGFFGKAREVAAAKDVTLTLRKGRTLGIVGESGSGKSTVARCLVRLIDPTSGGIRLAGREISDLSRSALRPHRKKIQIIFQDPYRSLNPRITIGESIAEGPINYGTSHKVAMARARELLELVDLPADAVSRYPHQFSGGQRQRIAIARALALEPDVLVADEACSALDVSVQAQVLRLLDDIQTRLGIGILFITHDLRVAAQICDDVAVMQHGVVVEQGPAGEVLTNPQQAYTRQLLDAAPGRGWDFANFRPVAVESVAAAI
- a CDS encoding ABC transporter substrate-binding protein, which produces MSYISRWRQSAAFSKVTLSGVLVAAALALPAFSLPALAAGKTITAVMHSDLRVIDPGITTAYITRDHGYMVYDTLLAMDANFKVQPQMASFKVSDDKLVYTFTLRDGLKWHDGPPVTGEDCVASLKRWGKNDGMGQKLMDFTKSIEAPDAKTIVLTLKEPYGLVIDSIAKPSSLVPFMMPKRLAETPAGKSIAEQIGSGPFKFVQAEFQPGVKAVYEKNKDYVPRSEPASWAAGGKVVKVDRVEWITMPDAQTAVNALQSGDIDFMENGPYDLLPVLSKDKELKIEVLNTLGYQTLGRMNFIYPPFDNVKVRRAAFLAMNQKPVLDALVGNPEYYKICGAMFGCGTPNATDAGMETGIKGSGMAEAKKALAESGYDGTPVVIMAPTDVTTLKAQPIVAAQLLRDAGFKVEVQATDWQTVVTRRASQKPVKEGGWNMFFTNWVVADILNPVSNVSTQGRGKTGGWFGWYDDAKMEELRDKYARAATPEEQKAAAAEVQARALEQVAYLPLGEYQVPSVWRTSLTGVLPGAATPVFWNIDKKD